The Paraburkholderia megapolitana genomic sequence GCAGCATCCTGCTCAATCTGTTCGACCTCGAAAACATCTCCGTCGATGACGTGATGATTCCGCGCCGCCGGATCGAGGCGCTCGATTTCGACGCGCCGTTCGAACAGATCCTGCATCAGCTCGAAACCTGCTATCACAACAAGCTGATCGTTTATCAAGGCGACATCGACCGGGTACTCGGCGTGCTCCATGTGCGCAAGACGCTGTCGGCGCTGCATAACCAGGAGCTCGAGCGCGAGACGCTGCGCGAACTGCTCGCCGAGCCTTACTTCGTGCCGACCGGGACACCCGTCTTCCAGCAATTGCAGTATTTCCAGGAGAGCCGCCAGCGTACGGCGCTCGTCGTCAACGAGTACGGCGAGCTACAGGGTCTCGTCACGCCGGAAGACATCATCGAGGAGCTGATCGGCGAATTCACCACGTCGATTCCGCGGAGTGCGTCATCGCGTGGCGGCTGGAACGACGATGGCGAATGTATCGTCGCGGGCAGCATGCCGCTGCGCGAACTGAACCGCTGGCTGCACCTGACGCTACCCACTGACGGCCCCAAGACGCTCAACGGCCTGATCCTCGAAATGCTCGAAGAGATCCCAGAAGGCGACGTGTGTTTGCGCATCGGCGATGTGAAGCTCGAAGTGATGCGCAGCGACGATCAGGCGGTTCGCACGGTCAAGCTGTTCCGTCCGGGGCTCGCACCGAAAAGCAAGCCCAAGAAAGGCCAGCTCGCCTGAACGCAGCGTCGCGCTCTGGCCATCCGGCCAGGTGGCGGTCATGCGGACGCTAACGGAAGATGAAGTCGTCATTTTCTGCAGGCGGCTTCCGGCCGGTCTTCGATGTTTCCCTCGTCTCGTGGCGCACCGCCCACCTCAGCCGAAGCGCCACGCGGTGACCTGGCCGCCGCTACCGTTCCGCCGTCGCGAAGCATCCCCGGTCGAGACCCGCGCGCGTTTCCCGCTGTGGCAACGGCAGGGACCACAACAAGCCAGCGAACTGCTCTTTCAGACGATGCGGATGACACCGACTCCGCCCCCGCAGTCCGCCTGCTAACGGACACATTGCGCGAAGCGGCCACGCGTAATGCATCGGACATTCACGTTGAACCGGCGGAACACGGCTGGCGGATCCGCCTGAGAATCGACGGTGTGCTGCATGAGACCGGCAAGCCGCCCGCTCACTTGCGCGACGCGTTCATCTCACGCGTGAAGGTGCTCGCCAGGATGGATATCGCCGAGCGGCGCATTCCGCAGGACGGCCGCCTGCGGCTCGCCGCGACCAAAGGGGCGTTCGAGGACTATCGCGTCAACTCGCTACCGACACTCTTCGGCGAAAAGCTGGTGCTGCGCCGACTCGAAGCGCTACCCACCGATCTGACGCTCGACTCGCTCGGGCTCGATGCGCAGCAACGCGATATCGTCGACGCCGCTATCCGCGCACCGCACGGCCTCGTGCTCGTCACCGGTCCCACGGGCAGCGGTAAAACGCTGTCGTTGTACTGCTTCCTGCAGATGCTGAATGTCGCGTCGCGCAATCTCTGTTCGGTGGAAGATCCGGCGGAGATCCAGCTTGCCGGCATCAACCAGGTCGGCGTGCGCGAGAAAGCGGGGCTGACCTTCGCGATCGCACTGCGCGCGTTTTTGCGGCAGGACCCGGACGTGATCATGGTCGGCGAAATCCGCGACGAAGAAACCGCCGATGTCGCGGTGAAAGCCGCACAGACCGGCCACCTCGTACTTTCCACCTTGCATACGAACGACGCTCCTGCGGCGATCGCGCGGCTCATCGATATCGGCGTCGAGCCGTACAACCTCGCGGCGGCGTTGCGGCTCGTAACAGCGCAGCGGCTCGTGCGCCGTCTCTGCGTGTCGTGCCGCGTACCGGCGAAGGAATCGGGCGCGGCACTGCTCGCGGCCGGCTTTGCGCGCGAGCATCTCGGCGACTGGCATCCATATACAGCGGCTGGATGCGCGGCGTGTCATGGAATCGGTTATCGCGGGCGCATCGGCATTCACCAGGTGATGCCGGTTCCGGAGTCGATGCGCGACCTGATCGTCACGCGTGCGGGCACCCAGGCGATCTCGGCGCATGCGCAGAACGACGGACGCGTCACGACGCTGCGCGATGCGGCACTCGCCCGCGTGCGCGATGGCACGACGAGCCTCGCCGAAGCCCTCGCCGCCACGGAGACCCAATGACACCCGACACCGCACCGCAGGACCTGCGCTTCGCGTGGCAGGCGCTCGACGCGACCGGAGCAGCGCGTCGCGGCTCGCTCGTTGCACCCGACGCGGCCGCAGCGCGTGCGATGCTCAGACGCGACAGCCTCTTCGTCGTAGAGCTCGCGGTACGCGGCCCGGCACTGCGCCCGAAAGCACGCACCGCCGATGTCACGTTGTTCGCGCGCCAACTCTCGAGCCTGCTGCGCGCCGGGCTGCCGCTCGCTGCCGCGCTCGATCTGCTCGGCCAGGCGCCGGGGCCGCGCGGCATGCCACGCATCATCGCCGCCCTCGCGCGCGACATCACGGCCGGCCTCGATTTTTCCGCGGCATTGCGGCGGCATCCCGCGCAGTTCAACGCATTGTTTTGCCAGCTGGTCGCCGTCGGCGAAGTGTCGGGCGCATTACCGACGATTCTCGCGCGCATCGCCGACGACCGCGAACGCAGCGCGACCCAGCGCGCAAAAGTGCGGGCGGCGCTCACCTATCCGGCGGCCATCCTGCTGCTCGCGCTTGCGATTACGGCAGCGTTGCTCGTCTGGGTAGTACCGACGTTCAAACAGATATTCGATGGCTTCGGAGCGAAACTGCCCGTGCCGACTCAAGTGGTGCTCGCGCTGTCCGACGCGGCGGCGCGCTGGAGCATCCCTGCCGTCGTCGCAATCGGCGCCGGTAGTGCCGCACTGGGCGCGCTCATGCGGCGCTCGCCGGCAGCCCGCGTGCACGTTGCCCGTCTGTCCTTGCGGGCACCGCTGTTCGGACGGCTGTTAAAGACACTTTGTGCGGCCCGCTGGGCCCGTGCGCTCGGCACATTACTCTCCGCCGGCACGCCGCTCGCCGATGCGTTCGATTCGCTGACCCACGCCACCGGCAACGCCTACTTCGACCGCGCGACGGCCGACATCGCCACGCGTCTGCGTCGCGGCGAACGGCTCGCAGCGGCGATGCGCGCGGCCGGCTGCTTTCCCGCCGACGTGGTCCAGCCGGTCGCAGTGGCCGAAGAATCGGGCGCTCTCGACACGATGCTGCTCGACGTCGCCGCGCTCAGCGACCGTCAGGTCGACGAACAGATCAGCACGCTCGCGAGCCTGTGCGAACCGCTAGTGATCGTTGTGCTAGGTGGGCTGGTCGGCGGCCTTGTGATCGCGATGTATCTTCCCATCATTCAACTCGGCAACGTGGTGTAGCATCGCAGCCGAATCCCACTTTTCCGTTATGCCGGCTACCTATCCGACCGTGTCCGATTCCCTGTTTAGCAGCCCCTGGGGCCGCGTCGCCACCGATGTCGGCACGACCTTCAGCATGTTGCCGGTCAGTGTGCAGATCGCTTTCGCGATCATGTTCGGGCTCGTGATCGGCAGCTTTCTCAGCGTGGTCGCGCACCGTCTGCCGATCATGCTGGAACGCGCCTGGCGCAACGAGGTCAGCGACGCAACCGGCCAGCCTCCCGACGACGACGGCCTCCCCATCCGCTACAACCTCTGGCTGCCGCGCAGCGCATGCACGCATTGCGGCCATACGTTGCGCGCGTGGGAGAACATCCCGGTTGTGAGCTATGTGCTGCTGCGCGGCCGCTGCTCGCAATGCGGAACCCATGTGAGCCGGCGCTATCCGCTACTCGAACTCGCGAGCGCAGCCTGCGCGGTCGCGGCGCTCGTCTCGTTCGGCCCTACCCTGATGGCGCTGGCCGCGTTCGGCCTGTGCGCCGCGTTGCTCGCGATGAGCGTAATCGATATCGATACGCACCTGCTGCCCGACTCCATCACGCTGCCGCTGCTGTGGGCAGGGCTGATCGTCAACTTCGACGGGCTCTTCGCGAGCTTGCACGACGCGGTGCTCGGCGCGATCACCGGGTATCTCGTGCTGTGGTGCGTACACTGGGTATTCAGGCTGGTGCGCGGCATCGAAGGAATGGGCTACGGCGATTTCAAGCTGCTCGCCGCGCTCGGCGCCTGGCTGGGCTGGGCCGCGCTGCCGCAAATCGTGCTGGTGGCGGCCGTCGCGGGCGCCGTGGTCGGACTCGCGGCAACGTGGCGCGGCCGTATGCGTTTCGAGGAACCGCTGCCGTTCGGTCCGTTCCTCGCGGCCGGCGGCGCGCTCACGCTGTTTATCGGCACACCGCTCTATCTGGCGCTCGGGGGAGGCTGACACTATGTTTGCGGTTGGATTGACGGGGGGTATCGGTAGCGGCAAATCGACGGTGGCCGACAGGTTCGGCGCACTCGGTGTGCCGCTTGTCGATACCGATGTGATCGCGCATCGCATCACGGCGCCGAACGGTGTCGCGATGCCGGCGATCGCCCAGGAGTTCGGCCCGTCGTTCGTCACGACCGACGGTTCGCTCGATCGCGCACAGATGCGTACGCTGATCTTCAGCGACGACACCGCACGCAAGCGTCTCGAAGCCATTACGCATCCATTGATCCGTGCGGAAACCCAGCGGGAACGCAACGACGCGCAGGGTCCCTATGTCATCGTCGTGGTGCCGCTGCTCGTCGAATCGGGCAACTGGAAGACACGCGTGGACCGCGTCCTCACCGTCGACTGCAGCGTCGAAACGCAGATCGCACGCGTGATGCGGCGCAACGCCTTCTCGCGCGAACAGGTGCTGGCGATCATCGCGCGCCAGGCCACGCGCGAACAGCGCCTCGCCGCCGCCGACGACACGATCGTCAACGAAGACGCCCCACCCGATGCGCTACAGATTCAGGTCGAAGCGTTGCATCGCGCTTATCTCGCTTACGCGCATACCGCCTGATACTTCGGGTTCACGGCAGTGCAGTGAGCGGCCCGAGAAATGTGCGCTTGCCCGCCTTTCGCAGGGAACTTCGGCAGTGCAATGACAGACAGAATAAATTGCGTGAGGACACGCATAAAGTGCGTGATTGCGGGGGTAGTCTCACGGCATTAGAATGTCCTGCAATCCTGTCACCGACCACGCCCGAGGCGAGCCCGCTTGATTCTTTACGAGTATCCCTTCAACGAGCGAATCCGGACGCTGCTGCGCCTCGAAGATCTATTCGAGCGTTTTACGTTCTTTCTGACTCAGGAAGACGCCAGGGAACATCATGTCGCGCTGACCACGCTGTTCGAAATTGCCGAGGTCGCAGGACGCGCCGACCTGAAATCGGATCTGATGAAGGAACTGGAGCGGCAGCGGCAGACGCTCGCACCGTTTCGCGGCAACCCGGGCATCGAGCAGAGTGCGCTCGAAGCCGTGCTCGGTGAAATCGAGCAGACGCTGGCAGGTCTCTCGCAGATGCAGGGAAAGACTGGCCAGCATCTTGCAGACAATGAATGGCTGGCCAGCATCCGCAGCCGCGCAATCATCCCGGGCGGGACCTGCAAGTTCGATCTACCGTCGTACTTTGCGTGGCAGCAAACTCATCCCGATCAACGTCGCCAGGACATCGCCAAGTGGGTGACGCCGCTGCTGCCGCTGCGCGATGCTGCAACGATCGTGCTGCGTCTCGCGCGCGAATCGGGGCAGGCGTCGAAGGTGATGGCGATGCAGGGCAGCTACCAGCAGATGTTGTCGGGCCGCTCGTATCAGTTGATGCAGGTCCGCGTTACGCCTGAACTACGGGTGATCCCCGAAGCCAGTGCCAACAAGTACATGCTGTGGGTGCGCTTTACCGTGCAGGACGGCGACTTGCGGCCGCGCGCGGTAGATGTCGATGTGCCGTTCCAGCTGACGCTTTGCAGCCTGTAGTCGCGTGGTGCGCCGTGTCGGCACCACTCTTTAAGCCGCCCGAAACGCCCTCAAGTAAACTACCCGTTCCGTTTTGAGATTGACTGCCTGATCGAATGCCCACCGTCGTCAAATGCCCCACTTGCGCAAAGGATGTCCGCTGGACCTCTGAGAACCGCTTCCGCCCGTTCTGCTCCGAGCGATGCAAACAGATCGATCTCGGCGCATGGGCCGCTGAGAAATACCGGATTGGCGGGACCAATGATGAGCTGCCGCCGGATGAAGCGCCGGCCGGCGACACCCCACCCCACTAGCATCCGCAGCGCGATCGGTGCGGGCCTTCCAGTCCGCACCCATCCGCGACGCTATTCCGCCGCAAGCCACTCCAGCACAGGAATCGTCGCCGGCAACAGCGGCGCAACGTCGGCCGGCAGCGTCTGCCAGACGAACGCCTGGCCTTCGCGGCCATGCGGTTCACCGGTCCACGCGGTCACCTTGCAGAAATACAGGCGCACATAGGCGTGCGGGTAATCATGCTCGAGCGTGTGCCAGCGGTGGCTCGCCTGCACGTCGATACCGAGCTCTTCATGCAGTTCGCGTGCGAGCGCCGCTTCCACCGACTCCCCCGGCTCGAGCTTGCCGCCGGGAAATTCCCAGTAGCCCTCATACGGCTTGCCGGCCGGCCGCTGCGCCAGCAGGTAGCGCCCATCAGGTTGCACCAGCACGCCGACCGCGACTTCGGTAACCGGCCGCGCCGGGGTAGGCTCCACAGCGCCGGTCATGCGGGCGTCCGCCGGCCGGACCAGTCGCGTGCGAACTGCCACGCCACCCGCCCCGAGCGCGAGCCGCGTTCCAGCGCCCACACCAGCGCATCGCCGCGCGCCGCCTCGACACCCGCATCGTCGCAGCCGAAGTGACGCAGCCAGTGGCCGACGATCGACAGGTAATCGTCCTGCTTGAACGGATAGAAGCTCACCCACAACCCGAAGCGCTCGGACAGCGAGATCTTTTCTTCGACCACTTCGCCCGGATGAATCTCGCCGTCCGCGGTGTGCTTATAGGTCTCGTTGTCGCTCATGTATTCGGGCAACAGATGACGCCGGTTCGAAGTCGCATAGATCAGCACGTTGTCCGACTGCGCAGCGATCGAGCCGTCGAGCGCAACTTTCAGTGCCTTGTAGCCCGACTCACCGTCCTCGAACGAGAGGTCGTCGCAGAACACGATGAAGCGTTCAGGACGCGCCGAAATCAGGTCGACGATGTCGCCGAGATCGTGCAGATCGTCCTTGTCGACTTCGATCAGCCGCAGGCCTTCGTTTGAAAACGCATTCAGGCAGGCCTTGATCAACGACGACTTGCCGGTGCCGCGGGCGCCAGTCAGCAGCACGTTGTTGGCAGGCTGGCTACGCACGAACTGGCGCGTGTTCTGCTCGATCAGCGATTTCTGGCGCTCGATGTTCTGCAGGTCGTCGAGCGTGATCGTCGAAATGGCGGGCACCGGCTGGAGATAACCGCGGCCCTGGCGCGTACGCCAGCGAAACGCGACGCCCGCGCTCCAGTCGATATTGGGCGCGGCAGGCGGCAGCACCGCCTCCAGGCGGCCAAGCAACGCCTCGGCGCGGGTCAGAAACTGTTCGAGCTTATCCATGAGAAGAGAAAGTGCAGATCAGGAACGATAGTCGGCATTGATGCTCACGTATTCGTGCGAGAGATCGCAGGTCCAGATCGTGGCCTGTGCATCCCCTCGCCCGAGCAGCACGCGAATCGCGATCTCGCTCTTCTTCATGACACGCTGCCCATCTTCTTCGCGGTAGTCCGGATTGCGGCCCCCCGCCTTCGCCACCAGTACGTCGTCGAGGTACAGATCGATCTTGCCGACATCGAGATCGTTCACCCCGGCGTAGCCGATCGCGGCCAGGATGCGGCCGAGATTCGGATCGGATGCGTAGAACGCTGTCTTCACGAGCGGCGAATGGCCGATCGCATAGGCGATCTGCCGGCATTCGGCGACGTCACGGCCGCCTTCGACCTGTACCGTCATGAACTTCGTCGCGCCTTCGCCGTCGCGCACGATCAGTTGCGCGAGCGCTTGCGCCGCGTCGGTCACTGCGTCGCGCAGCGCCACATACGCGGGCGAATCCGTCGACGTCACCGCCGGCAGGCTCGATTTCCCCGAGGCGATCAGGATGAACGAGTCGTTCGTCGACGTATCGCCATCGATTGTGATGCAGTTGAACGAGCGGTCCGCCACATGCTTGACGAGCGCGTCGAGCACGGGCTGGGCGACGGCGGCGTCGAATGCGAGGAAGCCGAGCATGGTCGCCATGTTCGGCTTGATCATGCCCGCGCCCTTGCTGATGCCGCTCAATGTCACCGTGTGACCGTCGATCGTCACCTGGCGCGACACGGCTTTCGGCAGCGTATCGGTGGTCATGATCGACTGCGCGGCTTCGTACCAGTGAGCC encodes the following:
- a CDS encoding HlyC/CorC family transporter yields the protein MEQLPLWAQIGAIFLLLVCSSFFSISETAMMALNRHRLKHLANQGALGAKTTQGLLAQTDRLLSVILIGNNLFNTIIPVLTTSIALHTFGRDNVVLSIATGMVAFLIIVFAEITPKIVGATYPEKIALPASLLIAPLMRVARPVIWFVNLFANGILRVLHINTKGEREQRLSTEELRTIVLESGSFMPTKHRSILLNLFDLENISVDDVMIPRRRIEALDFDAPFEQILHQLETCYHNKLIVYQGDIDRVLGVLHVRKTLSALHNQELERETLRELLAEPYFVPTGTPVFQQLQYFQESRQRTALVVNEYGELQGLVTPEDIIEELIGEFTTSIPRSASSRGGWNDDGECIVAGSMPLRELNRWLHLTLPTDGPKTLNGLILEMLEEIPEGDVCLRIGDVKLEVMRSDDQAVRTVKLFRPGLAPKSKPKKGQLA
- a CDS encoding ATP-binding protein, whose protein sequence is MDKLEQFLTRAEALLGRLEAVLPPAAPNIDWSAGVAFRWRTRQGRGYLQPVPAISTITLDDLQNIERQKSLIEQNTRQFVRSQPANNVLLTGARGTGKSSLIKACLNAFSNEGLRLIEVDKDDLHDLGDIVDLISARPERFIVFCDDLSFEDGESGYKALKVALDGSIAAQSDNVLIYATSNRRHLLPEYMSDNETYKHTADGEIHPGEVVEEKISLSERFGLWVSFYPFKQDDYLSIVGHWLRHFGCDDAGVEAARGDALVWALERGSRSGRVAWQFARDWSGRRTPA
- the coaE gene encoding dephospho-CoA kinase (Dephospho-CoA kinase (CoaE) performs the final step in coenzyme A biosynthesis.), whose amino-acid sequence is MFAVGLTGGIGSGKSTVADRFGALGVPLVDTDVIAHRITAPNGVAMPAIAQEFGPSFVTTDGSLDRAQMRTLIFSDDTARKRLEAITHPLIRAETQRERNDAQGPYVIVVVPLLVESGNWKTRVDRVLTVDCSVETQIARVMRRNAFSREQVLAIIARQATREQRLAAADDTIVNEDAPPDALQIQVEALHRAYLAYAHTA
- a CDS encoding GspE/PulE family protein, encoding MATAGTTTSQRTALSDDADDTDSAPAVRLLTDTLREAATRNASDIHVEPAEHGWRIRLRIDGVLHETGKPPAHLRDAFISRVKVLARMDIAERRIPQDGRLRLAATKGAFEDYRVNSLPTLFGEKLVLRRLEALPTDLTLDSLGLDAQQRDIVDAAIRAPHGLVLVTGPTGSGKTLSLYCFLQMLNVASRNLCSVEDPAEIQLAGINQVGVREKAGLTFAIALRAFLRQDPDVIMVGEIRDEETADVAVKAAQTGHLVLSTLHTNDAPAAIARLIDIGVEPYNLAAALRLVTAQRLVRRLCVSCRVPAKESGAALLAAGFAREHLGDWHPYTAAGCAACHGIGYRGRIGIHQVMPVPESMRDLIVTRAGTQAISAHAQNDGRVTTLRDAALARVRDGTTSLAEALAATETQ
- a CDS encoding prepilin peptidase, producing MPATYPTVSDSLFSSPWGRVATDVGTTFSMLPVSVQIAFAIMFGLVIGSFLSVVAHRLPIMLERAWRNEVSDATGQPPDDDGLPIRYNLWLPRSACTHCGHTLRAWENIPVVSYVLLRGRCSQCGTHVSRRYPLLELASAACAVAALVSFGPTLMALAAFGLCAALLAMSVIDIDTHLLPDSITLPLLWAGLIVNFDGLFASLHDAVLGAITGYLVLWCVHWVFRLVRGIEGMGYGDFKLLAALGAWLGWAALPQIVLVAAVAGAVVGLAATWRGRMRFEEPLPFGPFLAAGGALTLFIGTPLYLALGGG
- the zapD gene encoding cell division protein ZapD; the encoded protein is MILYEYPFNERIRTLLRLEDLFERFTFFLTQEDAREHHVALTTLFEIAEVAGRADLKSDLMKELERQRQTLAPFRGNPGIEQSALEAVLGEIEQTLAGLSQMQGKTGQHLADNEWLASIRSRAIIPGGTCKFDLPSYFAWQQTHPDQRRQDIAKWVTPLLPLRDAATIVLRLARESGQASKVMAMQGSYQQMLSGRSYQLMQVRVTPELRVIPEASANKYMLWVRFTVQDGDLRPRAVDVDVPFQLTLCSL
- the yacG gene encoding DNA gyrase inhibitor YacG, whose protein sequence is MPTVVKCPTCAKDVRWTSENRFRPFCSERCKQIDLGAWAAEKYRIGGTNDELPPDEAPAGDTPPH
- a CDS encoding type II secretion system F family protein; amino-acid sequence: MTPDTAPQDLRFAWQALDATGAARRGSLVAPDAAAARAMLRRDSLFVVELAVRGPALRPKARTADVTLFARQLSSLLRAGLPLAAALDLLGQAPGPRGMPRIIAALARDITAGLDFSAALRRHPAQFNALFCQLVAVGEVSGALPTILARIADDRERSATQRAKVRAALTYPAAILLLALAITAALLVWVVPTFKQIFDGFGAKLPVPTQVVLALSDAAARWSIPAVVAIGAGSAALGALMRRSPAARVHVARLSLRAPLFGRLLKTLCAARWARALGTLLSAGTPLADAFDSLTHATGNAYFDRATADIATRLRRGERLAAAMRAAGCFPADVVQPVAVAEESGALDTMLLDVAALSDRQVDEQISTLASLCEPLVIVVLGGLVGGLVIAMYLPIIQLGNVV
- the argJ gene encoding bifunctional glutamate N-acetyltransferase/amino-acid acetyltransferase ArgJ; amino-acid sequence: MAVNFPSIDPTQLHPVAGVTLGWAEAHIRKPNRKDVLVISVDEGATVAGVFTSNRFCAAPVTVCREHLEHVRSSGKGIRALVVNTGNANAGTGEPGLVIARETCKELARLAGIAPEQVLPFSTGVILEPLPLDRLKAGLPAALENRKAAHWYEAAQSIMTTDTLPKAVSRQVTIDGHTVTLSGISKGAGMIKPNMATMLGFLAFDAAVAQPVLDALVKHVADRSFNCITIDGDTSTNDSFILIASGKSSLPAVTSTDSPAYVALRDAVTDAAQALAQLIVRDGEGATKFMTVQVEGGRDVAECRQIAYAIGHSPLVKTAFYASDPNLGRILAAIGYAGVNDLDVGKIDLYLDDVLVAKAGGRNPDYREEDGQRVMKKSEIAIRVLLGRGDAQATIWTCDLSHEYVSINADYRS
- a CDS encoding NUDIX domain-containing protein; the protein is MTGAVEPTPARPVTEVAVGVLVQPDGRYLLAQRPAGKPYEGYWEFPGGKLEPGESVEAALARELHEELGIDVQASHRWHTLEHDYPHAYVRLYFCKVTAWTGEPHGREGQAFVWQTLPADVAPLLPATIPVLEWLAAE